The following are encoded together in the Sinorhizobium terangae genome:
- the kduD gene encoding 2-dehydro-3-deoxy-D-gluconate 5-dehydrogenase KduD, translating to MSAPSAFSLAGRRIVVTGANTGIGQGIAVAIARAGGTVIGVGRSAMDETAGKVADAGGSFVPANADLSDREATRSLIDGLWSEHGPVDGLVNNAGIIRRADAVEFTEADWDDVVDINLRSLFFLSQSYGRRLLAEQRRGKIVNIVSLLSFQGGIRVASYTASKHGALGITRVLACEWAAKGINVNAVAPGYIITNNTEALRADAKRSAAILERIPAGRWGTPDDIGDATVFLLAPASDYMHGAVIPVDGGWLAR from the coding sequence ATGAGCGCGCCGTCTGCCTTCAGCCTTGCCGGACGCCGCATCGTCGTCACCGGTGCCAATACGGGAATCGGGCAGGGAATCGCGGTCGCGATCGCCCGCGCCGGCGGCACCGTGATCGGCGTGGGCCGCTCAGCCATGGACGAAACCGCGGGAAAGGTCGCTGACGCCGGCGGAAGCTTCGTTCCCGCCAATGCCGACCTTTCGGACCGGGAGGCGACCCGCTCGCTGATCGATGGACTGTGGAGCGAACATGGTCCGGTGGATGGTCTGGTCAACAATGCCGGGATCATCCGCCGCGCAGACGCGGTTGAATTTACCGAAGCCGACTGGGACGATGTGGTTGATATCAATCTCAGATCGTTGTTCTTCCTGAGCCAATCCTATGGCCGCCGCCTTCTCGCCGAGCAAAGACGAGGCAAGATCGTCAATATTGTTTCACTGCTTTCCTTCCAGGGCGGAATACGGGTCGCTTCCTATACCGCGTCCAAGCATGGCGCGCTTGGCATCACGAGGGTTCTCGCCTGCGAATGGGCTGCCAAGGGCATCAACGTGAATGCGGTGGCGCCCGGCTACATCATCACCAACAACACCGAGGCGCTCCGTGCCGACGCCAAGCGCAGCGCCGCCATTCTGGAGCGCATTCCGGCCGGGCGCTGGGGCACCCCGGATGACATCGGCGATGCGACGGTGTTCCTGCTCGCCCCGGCATCGGACTATATGCATGGCGCCGTCATCCCGGTGGACGGCGGCTGGCTTGCGCGATGA